CGTCGGGGTTGAGCCGGTTTGGTAAAGGCGGCCCGGGGCGGGGAACGACGGTTCACAGGTCGGGCCAGCGGTCGAGCCAGCTCTCGCTCGCCTCGTAGAGGGCGGCCGCCCGCAGCACCGAGGCCTCGTCGCGGAAGCGGCCAACGATCTGAAGGGCGATCGGCAGGCCGTCCGCATCGTAGCCGTTGCAGATCGAAAGGGCGGGATGGCCGGTGATGTTGAACGGCATCGTGTATGGGAACCAGTTGCGCCGCAGCTCACCCGCCTCGACGCCGTCGATGGTGATCGGATCGAACAGGTCCTGGTCGATCGGCAGCGCGGTGCGCGAGACGGTCGGCGTCACCAGGAAGTCGGCCTTTTCGAACCAGCCCTGCACCATCCGGAAGAGTTCGCTGCGCTGGAACATGGCGCGCTGGTAGTCGGCGCCCGACCAGTCCGCCGCCTCGGCCACCTGCCGTACCAGCGAGGGGGTCATGCGGTTGCCGTCGCGCTTGATCATCTCGTCGAAGCGCGCTTTCCAGGTCGTATGGTTGATCACCTTCCAGGCGGAACTCAGGTCCGGCAGCGTGTCGGTGAGTTCGACCAGCTCGGCGCCCAGCTCGCGCAGCCGCACGAGCGATTGTTCGAAGGCGGCGCGCACGTCCTTCGCGACCATCGTGTTGCCGAGCGTTGCGCTGTAGAGGATGCGCCGGCCCTTGAGGTCGCCCTCGGCGCGCGCGGCGGCGAGATAGTCCGGCGGCTCGATGCCGATCGACCACGGGTCGGAGGGATGCGGGCCGGCCATCGCCTGCAGCATCAGGGCGGTGTCCATCACCGTGCGCGTCATCGGCGTCACGTAGGTGTAGTTCCCGAACGCATCGGCCACCTGGCTGTGCGGGATCACGCCGTTGCTCTGCTTCAGCCCGACCATGCCGTTGATGGCGGCGGGAATGCGCGTCGAGCCGCCGCCGTCGGTGGCGATGCCGATCGGGCCGATGCCGGCCGCGACCGCCACCGCCGCGCCGCCGCTCGATCCGCCGGACGTGTGGTTGGCGCTCCAGGCGTTGCGCGTGCGGCCGAACAGCGGACCGTCGGTCAGCGACTTGTGGCCGAACTCCGGCGTCGTCGTCTTGCCGAACAGGATGCCGCCCGCGGCTTTCACGCGCGCCGCGCACACAGCGTCCTCCTTCGGCACGTTGTTCTCGTAGAGCAGCGAGC
This DNA window, taken from Reyranella humidisoli, encodes the following:
- a CDS encoding amidase: MTDLTRLPASELREQIAARKISPVELTDAVLARAEKLQPVLNCFVTLVPEPARAAAKAAEDAVMQGKPLGLLHGIPFAAKDLVNTAGVRTTFGSLLYENNVPKEDAVCAARVKAAGGILFGKTTTPEFGHKSLTDGPLFGRTRNAWSANHTSGGSSGGAAVAVAAGIGPIGIATDGGGSTRIPAAINGMVGLKQSNGVIPHSQVADAFGNYTYVTPMTRTVMDTALMLQAMAGPHPSDPWSIGIEPPDYLAAARAEGDLKGRRILYSATLGNTMVAKDVRAAFEQSLVRLRELGAELVELTDTLPDLSSAWKVINHTTWKARFDEMIKRDGNRMTPSLVRQVAEAADWSGADYQRAMFQRSELFRMVQGWFEKADFLVTPTVSRTALPIDQDLFDPITIDGVEAGELRRNWFPYTMPFNITGHPALSICNGYDADGLPIALQIVGRFRDEASVLRAAALYEASESWLDRWPDL